ACATCTACGCCCTGCCGGATAGTGAGGTGTAACAGTCAGGAAGGAGACAAAATGGTAAGGCAGCAAAAGTGTAGCTATACTAAACACGCTGAGTATTACTCAAAGAAGAAGAGGTATAATGCCCACAGCAGAGGCACATTATTACATAACAGAAATCTACGTAAACTCCTGAAGATCATCCATTACATAGCATTGCTCACTACAATCCCCAATCCCCAATACCAGTGATTCATACATTAAGCAAGCATCCTGAGTGCAATAGTACAGCAGTATTCCTGAGTGTTACACCAAATAaaaaccaaattaaaaaaaaagacttcagcAACATTCTTCATGAGTATTTTTAACCTGAGGTAGTTCCAAAAGCAGCTTCAACAGGTGGAAGGGGATTGAGTCTCCCTCCTCTCCATCAAAGCAGTTTGATTGGCCTCTGTGCTTCCCCAGCGTCGGATCCTGTGTTTAATCAGAGGTCTCGGTAGGTGGTGCCTGCTGGCTGTGCTCCTCCTCATCTCCTTTGGAGGAGAACAGTTTTCCCTGAGAACCCGGTGAAGACTGTTGTGCTTTGATTGGGCAGCTGGCAACCATGTGGTCAATGCTTTGGCAGAAGTGGCACTTCTTTGGCTGGGGAGGTAACTTACACTCTTTGGCATGGTGGTCTAAGCCTCCGCAGTTGTAGCATCTGAAAGAATAGAAAGACGTCTGTTGAACCTACAGTGGCCtcaagaaaacaagcagaaaacatACCTGTATCTCCGTATTTGGATATAGCTTCCATATCCAGAAGAGATGAAGCAACCTTTTATGTGGatattatgttatgttatgttgtgATACAATAATACTCTGCTTGTGATTAAACATCTGAAAACCACATTTTAAGGTCAGAAAATGTTCCAGCGTCATATCAAAGTCTATACCAACCAAAAAGTAGTAACTAATGTGACAACTAAGAGGCATTTTTGCATGTTGAGGTTTTCAAGCTGCAAAGCCCTCAACTTAAAGCTTTTAAGTTACCACTAGATGGCAACATGCCACCTAAAATGAATGAGTTTGCATTTGGTCATACTGTAAGTCTTTAGGAAAACAGTAGAAGTAAAcgtttttaaaagttttctaTTTGACCAAAAATACCATTAAATCTCAGTAGCGTCTGTTTTGATTAGGAGGGTTTTTACAAGACATAAATTGGGTGGCGAATCTGGTATTTTTATGTGGATGTTATTACCATGGATCTTTAAGTTTTGTGAACCGCTTGAGACGCTTTTGTATCAAAGGTAGGCCCATAAGGTGTTCCATCGTCCACCGTTTGTAATCTATAGCATGGCCACGCGTACAGGGGCAGAAGACAGATGGGTGGTGGGCGTTGGGCGGTCAGTATGTGGCTCTTTGGACCCTCTGCTACCTTTGTAGCACCAGATAAGGTTGGATAAGGGCGGTTGCCAAAGGGTCAGTGTGGCTTTGTAGCTGTGGTCGTTGGGGGTGGTGTCAAGGTCTATACCATCACATCACAGAAGCTCCCTACATCAGCATCCATCAGAAGGCAAGTGGAAGGAAGGGGAAGTGGTCCCTTTGTCTAAAAAAGCTGCAGTAATGACCTCTGAACTCTGACCCCCAACCCCTCCCCAATCCCATCCCAGCCCCCCAGCTCTCTTGCTTTTACTCATACACCATTGCCATGACAACAGTGACCCTTCACCCCCTTGGCAGGGCTCTTACATCTGTTATCAATTAAATGGACaggagggtttttttcccccttgtttcagtcatataaatatatagatgtatatgtacacacaccCTCAAAAAGGTGGTGCGCTTCACTCTGGTGAAGCGAAAACTGATATAATTATCTAAATATTGGTAATAAATATGATCAATTAATCACATGCATACATCCATGAAACCCAATCCAGGGTTGCAtaatgaaatacactgaaggGGAATGATTTCTTTGGATCAGCACAGTCTAGGGAGAGGTATTGAACACAGCAGCCCTCCCAGGACTCTTTGAGGCAGTAATGATCTGTTTTCACACTCACTACTCTCTGGCTGTAATCACAACTGACAGAGGGGGTAAAGTTGATACACCTCTAACCCTGCATTAAATGAATATTCAAAGACCAACCCGAGTATCAAGGCCCCCTTAgttcttttttcttctgctgGGAGGGGTATTGTTGCCTTTGCCTTTTGATCTTCATgagaatttttttccccttctgaaCAGAAGCTGTTTTCCCCGTTTATAACATATTAATCATTAGTACTGACATATTAAATTTATTACTTCTTCAAAATTTTTTTAGAAacgcctttttaaaaaaatcggcatgtttttattttgataacaTTAAACTGGCACCTTGATTTTTAAAGCAGGAGTTTAAAGTTATTCATGATGTTATTTTGAAGTCAATGCTTTTATCAAATGAGGTTGGTAGAGGAGGTTTTGGAGGAGACGGAGGGTGGGTTGGTTTGAATTCACCAGGGGCCAGCAGATTTAAACAGTTATTGATCCAGGTCACACGTCAAGCCTGCTGATGTGACCCTTACTAGGGCTAGCGGTGGGGGTTGGGGTCAAGGGAGAGGAAGCAAAATAGAGAGAAACTGCAACATCATTGTGTATCTGCTCCAAACTCAACAAAACAagtgcaggattttttttttaatttatgtttttgctgtttttaaagaagtaaaaagtacaactgaaatattttattcCTGTGTTACTGTGTAAAGTTTATGAGTGTTGAAGTTTTACTGCTAATTTTAATTAGCTTTAGAGCTATTTTATATTGGGTTAGTgatgttttttctgttgttattaATACAGTTTGCATGTAGTGTAGCATAGAAATATTTCactaattttactttttaatctGACACCAAGATGTTTCAAATAATTGAAGATGGAATTAAAAGACATCTAAGAAATTAAAGATATTTCTCTTGTTGTTTCCCACTTCATCCATCCGTACCTGTCCCCCTTTGAACGCCGCTTTTGGACCTTCTTGCCTTTGGGTCTCCGCTCGCTGCCCACGCAGTGGATGCCACCTGGTCCGGTCACTCTCTGTGACTCCAGACCTTTGGATGACTTTTTGAAGGTAAACTCGACCGCCTCGCCCTCCTTCAGGCTGCGGAAGCCTTCCATGTGCAACTTACTCTGAAAAGGGAACATAGGGAGATTTTTCATGAGCGTAACTGTTTCATGAGTTTGAGTTTTCTGGCCATTCAAGCGTATAAAGCATTTACAACATGGGGAGAGCGCTGTTtgataaatattttgttttcttctccatcACATGTTGATATCTTGTATGATATATAGAGTGATAATTGGATGTTTTACAACTGCTAATATCACACCAAATCACCTCCACGTTGAGCCTGTGGAGACTTTGACCCTTGAGATCAACCCCCACTCATTCCTCACTGTGTGATATCATCAGAGGCCAACTGCGCTTATCAGGCATTTAGTATTTTAAGGTGATCACCAGGCCTCACCTGATGATGAGCAAACAAGCACCACAAAGCTTGCTGTTCCCACTCTACTCAGCAGTATGCACACACCGATTTGCAATTCAAAGCACTGTTTCCCTAATGCTGCATTGTCTATTTGGTGTTGTCTGAGTGGTAAACCTGGTGAGGATAACCTTCAACCCATCCCCCCCTTTAAAAGAAATTCCACACTGCTGCCCCCACCCTGATCCCTCTTCCCACCCACATCACAAAGCTCTTCTAACACACTGACCACCACCACTAACCCTAAACTGCAGGATGCAGGGGTTGGTGTTCGAGTTGGGGGTGGGGAGAAGCTTCTCTGTGAGGTTGGGGGTCAGGGTGACATTCCATGAATAGTTGCTTGGCAGAAAGAGGTGGAAGATAAAAGTTTCGGGAATGCATAAATGATTGATAGCTCTCTTTCATATCGGtacttgaatattttttttcattgttttggagAAATAATG
This sequence is a window from Oreochromis aureus strain Israel breed Guangdong linkage group 11, ZZ_aureus, whole genome shotgun sequence. Protein-coding genes within it:
- the lin28aa gene encoding protein lin-28 homolog A, translating into MGSVSKKQLRGVCKTEEDEGPSPEENSESFHGVGVCKWFNVRMGFGFLSMTSREGVPLDEPVDVFVHQSKLHMEGFRSLKEGEAVEFTFKKSSKGLESQRVTGPGGIHCVGSERRPKGKKVQKRRSKGDRCYNCGGLDHHAKECKLPPQPKKCHFCQSIDHMVASCPIKAQQSSPGSQGKLFSSKGDEEEHSQQAPPTETSD